A stretch of the Candidatus Bandiella numerosa genome encodes the following:
- a CDS encoding pentapeptide repeat-containing protein yields MKFLFRIVLSLCLLLILNVDLAVAEDESVEVILKKFKLMQNTFKDSDVDVNEVQKSDLTRDKIQDFINSAKDSNQPINIGESLGSNLSGLNLSGMDFSNTIMYHVNFSGANLDDCVFTNAFLEGVNFENASLKGSTFINTNISRANLTKANLTNSKLSKTYAQSSVFVATNFANAKIFASNFSNSNFNNSNLDKSKIVRSKFSYSSFQDVKITEVYWDLNFFSSSNFSNVNIANSNLKAIDWGNSKFKGVVFQDCIIFASNFQNSDLTDVVFDKINAKAINFSEAKLSKVIINRSDMSYALFQDGTISEFIVMLSYFDSSNFRRVNLMNANFSSSNLKNSTFYQAILNKSEILNSYLAGINFSKSNLIDMSINDSNLSYANFRGAKIDNFSSRNNLIEKVFINE; encoded by the coding sequence ATGAAATTTTTATTTAGGATTGTGTTGTCACTTTGCTTATTGCTAATTTTAAATGTGGATTTAGCCGTTGCAGAGGATGAAAGTGTTGAAGTGATTTTAAAAAAATTTAAATTGATGCAAAATACGTTTAAGGATAGTGATGTAGACGTTAATGAAGTGCAAAAATCAGATCTTACTAGAGATAAAATTCAAGATTTTATCAATTCAGCAAAAGACTCTAATCAGCCTATTAACATTGGTGAATCATTAGGGAGTAACCTAAGCGGATTGAATTTATCAGGCATGGATTTTTCAAATACTATTATGTATCATGTTAATTTCTCTGGGGCAAATTTAGATGATTGCGTATTTACTAATGCTTTTTTAGAAGGGGTAAATTTTGAAAATGCTTCATTAAAAGGATCGACATTTATTAATACAAATATTAGCAGAGCAAATTTGACAAAGGCAAATTTGACAAATAGTAAGCTGAGTAAAACTTATGCTCAAAGCTCAGTGTTTGTGGCAACAAATTTTGCAAATGCCAAAATATTTGCATCTAATTTTTCCAATTCTAATTTTAATAATAGCAATTTAGATAAATCAAAAATAGTAAGGTCAAAATTTAGCTATAGTTCGTTTCAAGATGTAAAAATTACCGAAGTTTATTGGGATTTAAATTTTTTTTCTTCAAGTAACTTTAGTAATGTTAATATAGCTAATAGCAATTTAAAAGCAATTGATTGGGGAAATAGTAAATTCAAAGGAGTTGTTTTTCAGGATTGCATAATATTTGCATCAAATTTTCAAAATTCAGATTTAACAGATGTAGTATTTGATAAAATTAATGCGAAGGCAATTAATTTTAGCGAAGCAAAATTATCTAAGGTAATTATAAATAGAAGTGATATGAGTTATGCACTTTTTCAAGATGGTACGATTTCAGAATTTATTGTTATGCTAAGTTATTTTGATAGTTCTAATTTTAGAAGAGTAAATTTAATGAATGCTAATTTTTCTTCAAGTAACTTAAAAAATTCTACGTTTTACCAGGCAATCTTAAATAAATCAGAAATCCTAAATTCATATTTAGCAGGAATAAATTTTTCCAAAAGCAACTTAATAGACATGTCAATTAATGATAGTAATTTATCGTATGCTAATTTTAGAGGTGCAAAAATTGACAACTTCAGTTCACGAAATAACCTAATCGAAAAAGTATTTATTAATGAATAG
- a CDS encoding citrate synthase produces MTSFKMNKQNKALLKLPNIEQEIELPIIDGTKGPSAIDVRNLYKNTGYFTYDPGFMSTASCDSSITYIDGENGVLQHRGYNITELAEKNDFMDVCYLLLYGELPSQIEKSTFINSIKHHTMVHEQLHFFFRGFPRHSHPMAIMVGTVSSLSAFYHESLDIRDEKQRDETIHKIIAKIPTLAAMAYKYSVGLPFIYPDNKLDFSSNLLKMMFGVPTEEYKVNSVVARALDKLLILHADHEQNASTSTVRLAGSSGANPFAVVSAGIASLWGPAHGGANEEVIKMLEEIGEPENIPKYIDKAKDKNDSFRLMGFGHRVYKNYDPRASVLKRYCHEMLSDLNIKGDKLLDIATELESIALKDDYFKEKKLFPNVDFYSGIIYRALGIPKQMFTVFFALARTAGWVSQWKEMIEDPNMKIGRPRQVYTGVKGR; encoded by the coding sequence ATAACGTCATTTAAAATGAACAAGCAAAACAAAGCCCTTTTGAAATTGCCAAATATTGAGCAAGAGATAGAGTTACCAATTATAGATGGAACAAAGGGACCTTCAGCAATAGATGTTAGAAATTTATACAAAAATACAGGATATTTTACTTATGACCCAGGTTTTATGTCAACTGCTTCTTGTGATTCATCAATAACCTATATTGATGGGGAAAATGGAGTGTTGCAACATAGAGGATATAACATTACTGAATTAGCAGAAAAAAACGACTTTATGGATGTTTGTTACCTACTTCTATATGGCGAATTACCAAGTCAAATAGAAAAAAGTACCTTTATCAATTCTATAAAACACCATACCATGGTGCATGAACAATTGCACTTTTTCTTTAGGGGATTTCCAAGGCATTCTCACCCAATGGCTATAATGGTTGGTACAGTCAGTTCATTGTCTGCATTTTACCATGAGAGTCTAGATATCAGAGATGAAAAACAAAGAGATGAAACTATTCATAAAATTATTGCAAAAATCCCAACACTTGCAGCTATGGCATATAAATATTCTGTAGGATTACCATTTATTTATCCAGATAATAAATTAGATTTCAGTTCAAATTTACTAAAAATGATGTTTGGAGTACCTACTGAAGAATATAAAGTAAATAGTGTTGTTGCCAGAGCATTAGATAAACTTTTAATCTTACACGCGGATCACGAGCAAAATGCATCTACTTCAACAGTTAGGTTAGCTGGATCCTCAGGAGCTAATCCATTTGCTGTAGTAAGTGCGGGAATAGCATCACTATGGGGACCTGCTCATGGAGGTGCCAATGAAGAAGTAATTAAAATGCTAGAAGAAATTGGTGAACCCGAAAATATTCCAAAATATATTGACAAGGCAAAGGATAAAAATGATTCTTTTAGACTTATGGGTTTTGGGCACAGGGTTTATAAAAATTATGACCCAAGAGCAAGCGTTTTAAAAAGGTATTGCCATGAAATGTTATCTGATTTAAACATAAAAGGTGATAAATTGCTTGATATAGCTACTGAGCTTGAAAGTATTGCACTAAAAGATGATTATTTTAAAGAAAAAAAATTATTCCCAAATGTAGATTTTTATTCCGGAATTATTTATAGAGCACTAGGTATTCCAAAGCAGATGTTTACTGTATTTTTTGCATTAGCGAGAACAGCAGGATGGGTTTCTCAATGGAAGGAAATGATAGAAGATCCTAATATGAAAATTGGAAGACCAAGGCAGGTTTACACTGGTGTAAAAGGAAGGTAA
- a CDS encoding aspartate-semialdehyde dehydrogenase produces the protein MKYSVAVVGATGNVGREIFSTLENSKIKIENIFAVASQKSVGKEVIFNNKVIRVNALEGFDFAGIDFVFFATSAETSREYVPKASKEAKLVIDLSSHFRMHKEIPLVVPEVNISSLELAKKSHIVANPNCVAIPLVVTLRNLHEFAQVSRIVVSTYQSVSGAGKKAMDDLYAQTKNRLVNAFSDDNNREKIAFNVIAKIDELVGSGYTKEEIKVMEETKKMLCSDIDVTATCVRVPVFVGHSMSVNVEFSKNISVNEAYNILNKSDGIVTDRTSEYSYFTPIDCVGRDEVYVSRIRQDVANNILNLWIVSDNLRKGAALNAVQIFEKYIESYL, from the coding sequence ATGAAATATAGTGTTGCGGTGGTTGGTGCTACAGGTAATGTTGGCAGAGAGATTTTTAGCACTTTAGAAAACTCCAAAATTAAAATAGAAAATATATTTGCAGTTGCATCTCAGAAATCGGTCGGCAAAGAGGTGATTTTTAACAATAAAGTAATCAGAGTAAATGCTTTAGAAGGATTTGATTTTGCAGGTATTGATTTTGTATTTTTCGCAACTAGTGCAGAGACATCTAGAGAATATGTACCAAAAGCAAGCAAAGAAGCAAAATTGGTTATAGACTTGTCTTCTCATTTTAGAATGCATAAAGAAATTCCATTAGTGGTGCCGGAAGTTAATATATCTTCACTGGAGCTGGCAAAAAAATCACATATAGTCGCAAATCCCAATTGTGTAGCAATTCCCTTAGTTGTGACACTTAGAAACTTACACGAATTTGCTCAAGTATCAAGGATTGTTGTTTCAACATATCAGTCAGTTTCAGGAGCTGGCAAAAAAGCAATGGATGATTTATATGCTCAAACAAAAAATAGATTGGTCAATGCATTTTCCGATGACAACAATAGAGAGAAAATAGCATTTAATGTGATAGCTAAAATTGATGAGTTAGTTGGAAGTGGTTATACTAAAGAAGAAATTAAGGTTATGGAAGAAACAAAAAAGATGTTATGTAGTGACATTGATGTAACTGCAACATGTGTCAGAGTGCCTGTTTTTGTAGGACACAGTATGTCCGTTAATGTTGAGTTTTCTAAAAATATATCAGTAAATGAAGCTTATAATATTTTAAATAAATCAGATGGGATAGTGACAGACAGAACAAGTGAATATAGTTATTTTACCCCGATAGATTGTGTAGGTAGAGACGAGGTTTACGTATCAAGAATTAGACAAGATGTTGCGAATAATATTTTAAATTTATGGATAGTTTCAGATAATCTTAGAAAAGGAGCCGCGCTTAATGCGGTCCAAATTTTTGAAAAATATATAGAAAGTTATTTATAA
- a CDS encoding DUF3971 domain-containing protein, with amino-acid sequence MNSFIKSSGRCYLKRLIAIFKYSLIALLLILTTIIVYLSFFGPKHFNFIDGIVKHNIEKNLDQISISKIRTGISLDLKDMSIVLGLDDWELSYKKSAVFMVPNIKLKFDIYNLLLQRNNKIFKGIVFDERDVAVIYDKSQKNNGVSQEKIPIENVINILKKYQHLMKDSSYIVENFKVIIKTENGDDYAINLQNLEFKFSDTNDVEIISLISIDEIIANLKISTTMSNNSMSVKGSITSDKQPGKLNKIKIGQTSITTDFKINFDTTLSYLNFLEKVNFNFIQGGITNIASKKFLQNDLAISNLNFNGELLENFSKINIPYLTLKIDNEIPVRGQINYEAKKLVANFDGLNLSTKKVLETWSNNLLPPVHLWLSEHLEDGNVSNLTLINDFDKQDESALTTLINLKNAKLKYSQTAPIITLNTAEVKFTTKNLIISSNDGKVLSNSINGITAEIEDMNQENLSMIFNANILGSISEQLEIANMHHEFQIPKNIEGMANTKITFVVPFYKMPTFEDLKVNLHSKLTKVSIRDIYQNYQLTSGNLEANLIEEKLKIKGVAKINGLLNITVNSEISVKNNQNYLIKINTNDNLQNFQKLKIPLSNFFNNSTSIKGILKVTPNEITSEFWVDLHNTSVNIDALGIVKKVKFPGSIYIKFVNNGEDETKISKFEFKIPNKYFLGTGVVNDKIRELVKFECSIFQNNIQGMVLNYDKVENLNRITVNGAKADLSEFSLKELVNQLNSDNIKSGGFFSFNGKIDNMILKNNISLNKVNISVNNQRNISVNISAFLDGNRPLRVYYNYPVLSITSPDAGSVLKALGITEKIGEGNLEIKGSYETRKKFKGFVELNNFYAIKTPVLLNLLTLTAPISTLRSIIKNKGIRFYSFQCPIEYDGRYLEFNDCVAESKLLALKLSGNIDIETKYLNSRGVIMPENIVNTIFKKVPFLNLFSGPKNEGMILSTLFDMKGYLDEDIKVSANYLSTLTPGFLRNIFKKPISKPQKERIEK; translated from the coding sequence ATGAATAGTTTTATCAAATCCTCAGGTAGATGCTACCTAAAAAGGCTTATAGCTATTTTTAAATATAGCCTTATAGCGTTGCTATTAATATTGACGACTATAATAGTGTATTTAAGCTTTTTTGGACCAAAGCACTTCAATTTCATCGATGGGATAGTTAAGCATAATATTGAAAAAAATCTGGATCAAATTAGCATAAGCAAAATACGTACAGGAATATCTCTTGACTTAAAAGATATGTCTATTGTTCTTGGATTGGATGATTGGGAATTAAGCTATAAAAAGAGTGCTGTTTTTATGGTGCCAAACATAAAGCTGAAATTTGACATATATAATCTATTGTTACAAAGAAATAATAAAATATTTAAGGGTATAGTTTTTGATGAAAGAGATGTAGCCGTTATATATGATAAATCACAAAAAAATAATGGTGTGAGTCAGGAAAAAATTCCTATAGAAAATGTAATAAATATACTGAAAAAATATCAACATTTAATGAAAGACAGCAGTTATATTGTAGAGAATTTCAAGGTAATTATCAAAACCGAAAATGGGGATGACTATGCTATTAATTTGCAAAATTTAGAATTTAAATTTAGTGATACAAATGATGTTGAGATTATTTCCTTAATTAGCATTGATGAGATCATAGCTAATTTAAAGATTTCTACTACTATGTCTAATAATTCTATGAGTGTAAAAGGCAGCATCACGTCAGATAAACAACCTGGGAAATTAAATAAGATCAAAATTGGACAAACAAGTATAACCACTGATTTTAAAATTAACTTTGATACAACATTATCTTATCTAAATTTTTTAGAGAAAGTAAATTTTAATTTTATACAAGGTGGGATAACAAATATTGCAAGTAAAAAATTTTTACAAAATGATTTGGCTATTAGTAACTTGAATTTTAATGGAGAATTGTTAGAAAATTTTAGCAAAATTAACATACCTTATCTAACTTTAAAGATAGATAATGAAATACCAGTAAGGGGCCAAATTAATTATGAAGCAAAAAAGTTAGTTGCCAATTTTGATGGTTTAAATTTATCCACTAAGAAAGTTTTAGAAACATGGTCAAATAATCTTTTACCACCGGTGCATTTATGGTTATCAGAACATCTAGAAGATGGAAATGTTAGCAATTTAACACTTATAAATGATTTCGATAAACAAGATGAATCTGCACTTACCACTTTAATAAATTTAAAAAATGCAAAATTAAAATATAGTCAAACTGCCCCTATAATAACCCTAAACACTGCTGAGGTAAAATTCACTACAAAGAATTTAATCATAAGTAGTAATGATGGAAAAGTTTTGAGTAATTCTATAAACGGTATTACTGCTGAAATAGAAGACATGAATCAAGAAAATTTGAGCATGATATTTAATGCGAATATTTTAGGAAGTATAAGTGAGCAACTGGAGATTGCTAATATGCATCATGAATTTCAAATACCAAAAAATATAGAAGGTATGGCGAATACGAAAATTACATTTGTCGTGCCTTTTTATAAAATGCCAACGTTTGAAGATTTAAAAGTTAATTTACACTCCAAATTAACTAAGGTCTCTATAAGGGATATATATCAAAATTATCAACTAACTAGTGGTAATTTAGAAGCTAATTTAATTGAGGAGAAATTAAAAATAAAAGGTGTTGCCAAAATCAACGGGTTGCTTAATATTACTGTAAATTCAGAGATATCTGTTAAAAATAATCAAAATTATTTAATTAAAATTAATACTAATGATAATTTGCAAAATTTTCAAAAGCTGAAAATTCCACTTTCAAATTTTTTTAATAATAGCACTAGTATAAAAGGTATTCTAAAAGTAACTCCTAATGAAATAACTTCAGAATTTTGGGTAGATTTACATAATACTTCAGTAAATATTGATGCACTTGGCATAGTGAAAAAGGTAAAATTTCCAGGAAGCATTTATATTAAATTTGTAAATAATGGTGAGGACGAGACAAAAATTTCAAAATTTGAATTTAAAATACCTAATAAATACTTTTTAGGAACTGGGGTTGTTAACGATAAAATTAGGGAGTTAGTAAAATTCGAATGCAGTATATTTCAAAATAATATCCAAGGAATGGTTTTAAATTATGATAAAGTGGAAAATTTAAACCGAATTACAGTTAATGGAGCTAAAGCAGATTTGAGTGAATTCAGCTTAAAAGAATTAGTAAATCAATTAAATTCTGACAATATCAAGAGTGGAGGATTTTTCAGTTTTAATGGTAAAATTGATAATATGATTTTAAAAAATAATATATCGCTTAATAAAGTTAATATTTCAGTAAATAATCAGAGAAATATAAGTGTAAACATATCTGCATTTTTAGACGGAAATAGGCCATTAAGAGTATATTATAACTACCCAGTTTTATCTATTACATCTCCTGATGCAGGTTCTGTGTTAAAGGCACTCGGGATAACAGAAAAAATTGGTGAAGGTAATTTAGAAATTAAAGGTAGTTATGAAACGCGTAAAAAATTTAAGGGCTTTGTTGAATTAAATAATTTTTATGCAATTAAAACTCCTGTCCTACTTAATTTATTAACATTAACAGCTCCAATTTCGACATTGCGTAGCATTATTAAGAATAAAGGAATTAGATTTTACAGTTTTCAGTGTCCAATTGAATATGATGGTAGGTATTTAGAATTTAATGACTGCGTTGCTGAATCTAAATTATTAGCGCTGAAATTGAGTGGAAATATAGATATAGAAACCAAATATTTGAATTCGAGAGGGGTAATTATGCCAGAAAATATAGTAAATACAATTTTTAAGAAGGTACCATTTTTAAACCTTTTTTCTGGCCCCAAAAATGAAGGTATGATTCTGAGTACACTATTTGATATGAAGGGGTATCTTGATGAAGATATCAAAGTTAGTGCAAATTATCTATCTACTCTAACGCCAGGGTTTTTGCGAAATATCTTTAAAAAGCCAATTTCTAAACCACAAAAAGAGAGAATAGAAAAATAA
- a CDS encoding PD-(D/E)XK nuclease family protein produces MGKIFNVPFSDNFLEQFVKKILDVSNNFENPQNNLILLPHKRIQNAFFKKLLFFNTRIVLPKVLTFTTIDENILEFDRFCNSIHVAKFELIKKQILKNDQTYILISLILESIKNQNTNNEFDTKFLNSIDLHKLSKSFDEYYYYQYYKKEIIPNTKIEKLFLLIIAELESYLQSTNTIFKAHSLNYTTEEIIKNWNHNGNSCIFIILPQTEVSYIKHFIDNLVRYKNSYIFIRGFDKDASTKNLHQMHIHDFLDRTNLAIDSVQDVSKLNQPGHYMPSIILNNITENFYQTTLKNLNIIRGKNLNEEAKMVALVIREKLETGKNNIIVQTKSYELAKKIESSLKLWNINVDNLVNNIPEKSTCLHFFLLISLYLNTEKNDYLLLLDILKSSHCRVDNQLINTFELKFLRKLLYRDKVSDYLIGLNDLDKDKFSVLIEIENKFLSKKRLLKNPNLTLLDYFKIHLKLFDFLKNDSDNIEFQELLILIEQKLEIFKNYHNLNFTKYIKITDKLLTSNQKSNNSQNPISVTILQTFETRNIQYETVFFAGLNEGVFPDANFDKNYFSKGFRQMNNLKPIDSEMQFMEYDFISSFYNNDLILSCSESTNAKNQICRWLEKLLAFKSINAQSAIFTEKYKKILQNIYKQPFEKNSDIAYAKVGVDQRPKKISVTGIEKLISNPYVYYARYILKVNPLEKIAREAEKKEFGILLHDLIPKALSVQHANSEEFSNWFFTKFNEYIECRYIPYKISKFWFLRLGNITDSIYKNFYHQNENYKSFSEIVGTFNLKLQSHNIELFCIADRIEISQQDNIAEIIDFKSGHVPNESEVSAGLYPQLPIEKYIFQKKGFKLDINNISVVNLHYFDISGKSKDVKKKSIHGDSTEIERELKLLLEKFLCNETDFFITRDIITNKRNKNYSHILRI; encoded by the coding sequence ATGGGGAAAATATTTAATGTTCCTTTTAGTGATAATTTTTTAGAACAATTTGTAAAAAAGATTTTAGATGTATCCAATAATTTTGAAAATCCACAAAATAATCTCATACTTCTTCCTCATAAAAGAATACAAAATGCATTTTTTAAAAAACTTCTATTTTTTAATACCAGAATAGTTCTTCCTAAGGTTTTGACTTTTACTACTATAGATGAAAACATACTAGAATTTGATAGGTTTTGTAATAGTATTCATGTTGCTAAATTTGAATTAATTAAAAAGCAAATTCTTAAAAATGATCAAACGTACATATTAATATCACTGATTTTAGAATCGATTAAAAATCAAAATACTAATAATGAGTTTGATACAAAATTTTTAAATTCGATAGATTTGCATAAACTTTCTAAAAGTTTTGATGAGTATTACTATTATCAATATTACAAAAAAGAAATCATCCCAAATACAAAAATTGAAAAATTATTTTTACTAATTATTGCAGAATTAGAGTCCTATTTGCAATCTACAAATACAATTTTTAAAGCACATTCCTTAAACTACACTACTGAGGAAATTATCAAAAATTGGAATCATAATGGCAATAGTTGTATTTTTATTATTTTGCCTCAAACAGAAGTAAGTTACATAAAACACTTCATTGATAATTTAGTTAGGTATAAAAATTCCTATATATTTATCAGGGGCTTTGACAAAGATGCTAGTACAAAAAATTTGCATCAAATGCATATACATGACTTTTTAGATAGAACTAACCTAGCAATTGATTCAGTTCAGGATGTTTCTAAATTAAATCAACCAGGCCATTATATGCCATCCATAATACTCAATAATATTACTGAAAATTTTTATCAAACCACTCTAAAAAATCTTAATATTATTCGTGGAAAAAATCTAAACGAAGAAGCCAAAATGGTTGCCCTTGTTATCCGAGAAAAATTAGAGACAGGCAAAAATAATATCATTGTACAAACAAAATCCTATGAGCTTGCAAAAAAAATTGAGAGCTCCTTGAAATTATGGAATATAAACGTTGATAATTTAGTGAATAATATACCTGAAAAATCCACTTGTTTACACTTTTTTCTACTAATTTCTTTATACTTAAACACAGAAAAAAATGATTACTTATTATTGCTTGATATCCTAAAATCTAGCCATTGTCGGGTAGATAATCAATTAATTAACACATTCGAATTAAAATTTTTAAGAAAATTATTATACAGAGACAAAGTTTCTGATTATTTAATTGGGCTAAATGATTTAGATAAAGATAAATTTAGTGTCTTGATAGAAATTGAAAATAAATTTCTATCAAAAAAAAGATTGTTGAAAAATCCTAATTTAACCCTGCTAGACTATTTTAAAATTCACCTCAAGCTATTTGATTTTCTTAAAAATGATTCTGATAACATTGAATTTCAAGAATTGCTTATATTGATTGAGCAAAAATTGGAAATTTTTAAAAATTACCACAATCTTAATTTTACCAAATATATCAAAATTACTGATAAACTTTTAACATCAAATCAAAAATCTAATAATTCGCAAAATCCTATATCTGTAACAATATTGCAAACCTTTGAAACAAGAAATATTCAATATGAAACAGTTTTTTTTGCAGGACTGAACGAGGGTGTTTTTCCGGATGCAAATTTTGATAAAAATTATTTTAGTAAAGGATTTAGGCAAATGAATAACCTAAAACCTATTGATTCAGAGATGCAATTTATGGAATATGATTTTATAAGCTCGTTCTATAATAATGATTTAATACTAAGTTGCTCGGAATCTACTAATGCAAAAAATCAAATTTGTAGATGGTTAGAAAAATTATTAGCATTTAAAAGTATAAACGCGCAATCAGCTATTTTTACTGAAAAATATAAAAAAATACTACAAAATATTTATAAGCAACCCTTTGAAAAAAACTCTGATATAGCATACGCAAAAGTTGGTGTTGATCAAAGACCTAAAAAAATTTCAGTTACTGGTATAGAAAAATTAATATCTAATCCTTATGTATACTATGCAAGATATATATTGAAAGTAAATCCTCTAGAAAAAATTGCGAGAGAAGCTGAGAAAAAAGAATTTGGAATATTGCTTCACGATTTAATACCAAAAGCACTGTCAGTGCAACATGCTAATTCAGAAGAATTTAGTAATTGGTTTTTCACAAAATTTAATGAATATATCGAATGTAGATATATTCCATATAAAATATCAAAGTTTTGGTTTTTACGTTTGGGAAATATCACCGATTCCATATATAAAAATTTTTACCATCAAAATGAAAATTATAAATCTTTTAGTGAAATAGTTGGCACCTTTAACTTAAAACTTCAATCTCACAATATCGAGCTTTTTTGTATAGCAGATAGAATAGAAATTTCACAACAAGACAATATTGCTGAAATTATTGATTTTAAATCTGGTCATGTTCCAAATGAAAGTGAAGTATCTGCAGGATTATATCCGCAACTACCTATTGAAAAATATATATTTCAAAAAAAAGGCTTTAAATTAGATATTAATAATATTTCTGTAGTGAATTTACATTATTTTGATATTAGCGGGAAATCAAAAGATGTCAAAAAAAAGTCAATACATGGTGATTCAACTGAAATTGAAAGAGAGTTAAAATTATTATTAGAAAAATTTTTATGCAACGAAACAGATTTTTTTATTACAAGAGATATAATCACTAATAAAAGAAACAAAAACTACTCCCACATCTTGAGAATATGA
- a CDS encoding efflux RND transporter periplasmic adaptor subunit, with product MLSVLGSKFKKFSTSPKAIILFFIVIVVWMLSGLFSEKKSEVNSVENHKNLNYKIVNSKAVDIPKILNFAGTIEAKNQIDLINEVDGKVIDILASEGQKLAKNDPIIDLEKKDYLDKLNSAKENLVSKEVLYESALKLSKKGLGSESNIADAKAQFYQAKGQLKQAQLNLDNTTIRAPYDGIINEIDVKKSNYLTINSKVGKFTSNQIIKIKFEIPYQQFDQIKNSIGAYILINGQKISIPRVSSLSEIANELTKTYTAEIITENFDNALKSGQLVKVFVDVGNFKAHKISQSTLSIDKDGFIGVKVVNNNSIVEFVPVEIIDEDKDGFWVINLPNFSKIITLGHVYLKSGEKL from the coding sequence ATGCTCAGTGTGCTAGGTAGTAAATTCAAAAAATTTTCCACAAGCCCTAAGGCAATCATACTATTTTTTATAGTGATAGTCGTATGGATGTTAAGTGGATTATTTTCTGAAAAAAAATCTGAAGTGAACAGTGTTGAGAATCATAAAAATTTAAACTACAAAATTGTCAATTCAAAAGCCGTAGATATACCTAAAATTTTGAACTTTGCAGGTACTATTGAAGCAAAAAATCAGATAGATTTGATTAATGAAGTAGATGGTAAAGTAATAGATATTTTGGCAAGCGAAGGACAGAAGTTAGCAAAAAACGATCCTATCATTGATTTAGAAAAAAAAGATTACCTTGATAAGCTAAATTCAGCAAAAGAAAACCTGGTTAGTAAAGAAGTACTTTATGAATCTGCATTAAAACTTTCAAAAAAAGGATTAGGTTCCGAATCTAATATTGCTGATGCAAAAGCTCAGTTTTATCAAGCAAAAGGTCAATTAAAGCAAGCTCAATTAAATCTTGATAACACGACTATTAGAGCTCCTTACGACGGAATTATTAATGAAATCGACGTTAAAAAAAGTAATTACCTTACCATTAATTCTAAAGTTGGTAAATTCACATCTAATCAGATAATAAAAATAAAATTTGAAATACCTTATCAACAATTTGACCAAATTAAAAATAGCATTGGAGCTTATATCTTGATTAATGGGCAAAAAATCTCTATTCCTAGGGTATCTTCATTAAGTGAAATAGCGAATGAGTTAACAAAAACATATACTGCCGAAATTATTACTGAAAATTTTGATAACGCGCTAAAAAGTGGCCAGTTAGTTAAAGTTTTTGTTGACGTGGGTAATTTTAAAGCACACAAAATCTCTCAATCCACTCTTAGCATTGATAAAGATGGCTTTATTGGAGTTAAAGTAGTAAATAACAATAGTATTGTTGAATTTGTTCCAGTAGAAATTATAGATGAAGACAAGGATGGATTTTGGGTAATTAACCTACCTAACTTTTCTAAAATTATTACATTAGGACATGTTTATTTAAAATCAGGTGAAAAATTATAA